The following coding sequences lie in one Myxococcus xanthus genomic window:
- a CDS encoding jacalin-like lectin gives MPSTSASGTWVQFFDMWGYQHAYINFTGAQNVSDLDDYKFTLFGSSSPGSAKVGDHIESLVTGPQTWLIVYEDKDYNKKHPSKTKLYFGPNTLVSDLEGEYRFGDNIDSFQMFSAQPADWPGASAARNGAITQLAIVEEKALFATISNDLESLVGALINLIPDIGGFLSSLMGIFWPSTTNPNLIWEAIQRYIVKAVYLGVESSVMSSVENEFRGILNAIKLYQNDRLYNEYDGLCQLIADRAPYFTYNANYPASQYPSQKLPYSSAYFTIALAIYSARWRYFDQIYASAPWYPTEGPAKREAFRLALDSLLEQATAALKVMAKQAFNEQKAWAESKAQNQYREREAFLYTQQFAVNTLGWLAPSFMWPCFGSTGQLPVQSVIHALTGPYGGAENISGGGRAKDAAASGQNISRVLLRTGSRVDCLQIWIDGSEQPIRGAAGGSNVCDVTFAEGEYVVAAFGYGGTLDAGSLNQLYLRTNLGRQFGGGAPGSTRFQSLAPQGVDARLSGFTSALQPNTLNSISLIWRFETPTTPGFDPIAWLDLPGLTGG, from the coding sequence ATGCCAAGCACGAGCGCTTCTGGAACCTGGGTGCAGTTCTTCGACATGTGGGGCTACCAGCACGCCTACATCAACTTCACGGGCGCCCAGAACGTCTCGGATCTGGATGACTACAAGTTCACGCTGTTTGGCTCCAGCTCCCCAGGCAGCGCCAAGGTGGGGGACCACATCGAGTCGCTGGTGACCGGCCCCCAGACCTGGCTCATCGTCTACGAGGATAAGGACTACAACAAAAAGCACCCGAGCAAGACGAAGCTGTATTTCGGCCCCAACACGCTCGTGTCCGACTTGGAAGGCGAGTACCGCTTCGGTGACAACATCGACAGCTTCCAGATGTTCAGCGCCCAGCCCGCGGACTGGCCCGGTGCGTCCGCGGCACGGAATGGAGCCATCACCCAGTTGGCGATTGTCGAAGAAAAAGCGCTCTTCGCCACCATCTCGAACGATCTGGAGTCGCTGGTGGGGGCGCTCATCAACCTCATCCCGGACATCGGAGGGTTCCTCAGCAGCTTGATGGGCATTTTCTGGCCCTCCACCACCAACCCCAACCTCATCTGGGAAGCCATCCAGCGGTACATCGTCAAGGCCGTCTACCTCGGCGTTGAGTCATCGGTGATGAGCTCCGTTGAGAATGAGTTCCGGGGCATCCTCAACGCCATCAAGCTGTATCAAAACGACCGGCTCTACAATGAGTACGACGGCCTGTGTCAGCTCATCGCGGACCGCGCTCCGTATTTCACCTACAACGCCAACTACCCCGCGTCGCAGTATCCCTCGCAGAAGCTGCCCTATAGCTCCGCCTATTTCACGATCGCGCTGGCCATCTACAGCGCGCGCTGGCGTTACTTCGACCAGATCTATGCCTCGGCGCCTTGGTATCCGACAGAGGGGCCCGCGAAGCGCGAGGCCTTCAGGTTGGCGCTGGACTCCTTGCTGGAGCAGGCCACGGCCGCGCTGAAGGTGATGGCGAAGCAAGCCTTCAACGAGCAGAAGGCCTGGGCGGAGTCGAAGGCGCAGAACCAGTACCGCGAGCGGGAGGCGTTCCTCTATACTCAACAGTTCGCCGTCAATACGCTGGGGTGGTTGGCGCCCTCCTTCATGTGGCCGTGCTTCGGCTCCACCGGCCAGCTCCCCGTCCAGAGCGTCATTCACGCACTGACGGGTCCCTACGGTGGCGCGGAGAACATCTCGGGAGGGGGCCGTGCGAAAGACGCCGCCGCCAGTGGCCAGAACATCTCCCGCGTCCTCCTTCGCACGGGCAGCCGGGTGGATTGTCTCCAAATCTGGATTGACGGCTCCGAGCAACCCATCCGGGGTGCCGCCGGCGGAAGCAATGTCTGTGACGTCACCTTCGCGGAAGGGGAGTATGTCGTCGCTGCCTTCGGGTATGGCGGCACCCTCGACGCCGGCTCGCTCAATCAACTCTACCTCCGCACCAACCTGGGGAGGCAGTTCGGTGGAGGCGCTCCGGGGAGCACTCGGTTCCAGTCGCTGGCACCCCAGGGCGTCGATGCTCGCCTGTCGGGTTTCACCAGCGCGCTCCAGCCCAATACCCTCAACAGCATCTCCTTGATCTGGCGCTTCGAGACCCCCACCACGCCCGGGTTCGACCCTATCGCGTGGCTGGACCTCCCGGGACTCACCGGCGGGTAG
- a CDS encoding WD40 repeat domain-containing protein, translating into MTSLRPIITPANAARLSRVRQLGPVRVSFSSGQRLGFDSQGAVLVAKDSRRARLRWWDLRTVSDHPVMDTELPLLGAPAVAVGELVVCVGAPEQSPSGLWRPSLKALSARDGSLQRQEFLPHAVTSLCASRDGSYLLAVMDEGEGLLWDVRAWRPVRELPWPEGEFSVTACALSADGRFAAAAATLWNDDQRGVLWLWEVASGGQPWTMPIDASTAWSVSFHPREPLLVVGGPTQNVAVVHAEERRLVRTIPGFYGYAYNLDFHPEGHLLAAAHDGPGFALHHFDTGEVLFRASDDNDLQSSDAVFSPDGRFVAWGQGDGTVGLWAVAD; encoded by the coding sequence ATGACCTCCCTACGTCCCATCATCACCCCGGCCAACGCCGCGCGCCTGAGTCGCGTGCGGCAACTCGGCCCCGTGCGCGTCTCCTTCTCCTCGGGCCAGCGACTGGGCTTCGACTCCCAAGGCGCGGTGCTGGTCGCAAAGGACAGTCGGCGCGCTCGTCTACGGTGGTGGGATTTAAGGACGGTTTCGGACCATCCCGTGATGGACACTGAGTTGCCGCTCCTAGGGGCTCCTGCCGTGGCGGTGGGGGAACTGGTGGTCTGTGTCGGCGCTCCGGAACAGTCACCCTCGGGACTCTGGCGGCCGAGCCTCAAGGCCCTGTCCGCCAGGGATGGCTCTCTCCAGCGCCAGGAGTTTCTGCCCCACGCAGTCACCTCGCTCTGTGCGTCCAGGGACGGCTCCTATCTGCTCGCGGTGATGGACGAGGGCGAGGGCCTTCTCTGGGATGTCCGCGCTTGGCGTCCGGTTCGAGAGCTGCCGTGGCCGGAGGGGGAGTTCTCCGTCACCGCGTGTGCCCTCTCGGCGGATGGCCGCTTCGCCGCGGCGGCCGCCACGCTGTGGAACGATGACCAGAGAGGCGTCCTCTGGCTGTGGGAGGTAGCGTCGGGAGGGCAGCCTTGGACGATGCCCATCGATGCGTCGACGGCCTGGAGTGTCTCGTTCCATCCCCGGGAGCCCCTGCTGGTCGTGGGGGGCCCCACTCAAAACGTCGCCGTCGTCCACGCAGAGGAGCGCCGCCTCGTCCGGACGATTCCGGGCTTCTACGGCTACGCCTACAACCTGGACTTCCACCCGGAGGGGCACCTGCTCGCCGCTGCGCACGACGGTCCTGGCTTCGCCCTCCACCACTTCGACACGGGAGAGGTCCTCTTCCGTGCCAGCGACGACAACGACCTCCAGTCGAGTGATGCTGTCTTCTCCCCCGACGGGCGCTTCGTGGCCTGGGGGCAGGGGGATGGCACCGTGGGGCTGTGGGCCGTGGCCGACTGA
- a CDS encoding discoidin domain-containing protein, with protein MLPSLSRGSLPIWTLVLAMLLCGTANAQFTGKRRAYASSFWGGTGASGKTISWSALYVALPLDYGYNAANNTIVNLAGVTAAQSDLRTSSTRSLKWGTQIRITNRHPGHAGYGRSVLTTLQDSGPADSILSDAALGGRAASPYKPLGCWIDVTPGVKQALGSTKPETENLIVDFEVVNDLGSSLDLDSNPNLAFGTAASASDSENTGISAPSAAVDGNGAYHLENYRSAWRSAYHANTSDTVWLNVNLGRAEAVRRVVVKWGSFVPPGYTLMGWTPGMSSWVTLATRTGAGGGTHVHSFTSDQTYQYFGLSMSGATRYDVKELEVYRWDY; from the coding sequence ATGCTCCCATCCCTGTCCCGCGGCAGCTTGCCCATCTGGACGCTCGTGCTCGCCATGCTCCTCTGCGGCACCGCCAACGCGCAGTTCACCGGCAAGCGCCGCGCCTATGCCTCCAGCTTCTGGGGTGGCACCGGCGCCAGTGGGAAGACCATCTCCTGGAGCGCGCTCTACGTCGCGCTTCCACTGGACTACGGCTACAACGCCGCCAACAACACCATCGTCAATCTGGCTGGCGTCACCGCGGCCCAGTCGGACCTGCGCACCAGCAGCACGCGTTCGCTGAAGTGGGGCACGCAGATTCGCATCACCAACCGCCACCCGGGGCACGCGGGCTATGGCCGCAGCGTCCTCACCACGCTCCAGGACTCCGGGCCCGCCGACAGCATCCTCAGTGACGCCGCGCTGGGCGGCCGCGCGGCATCTCCCTACAAGCCCCTGGGGTGCTGGATTGACGTCACCCCGGGCGTGAAACAGGCGCTGGGCAGCACGAAGCCGGAGACGGAAAACCTCATCGTCGACTTCGAAGTCGTGAACGACCTCGGCAGCTCACTCGATCTGGACTCCAACCCCAACCTTGCCTTTGGCACGGCGGCTAGCGCGAGCGACTCGGAGAACACGGGCATCAGCGCCCCCAGCGCCGCCGTGGACGGCAATGGCGCCTACCACCTGGAGAACTATCGCAGCGCATGGCGCTCGGCGTACCACGCCAACACCTCGGACACGGTGTGGCTCAACGTCAACCTGGGCCGGGCGGAGGCCGTGCGCCGCGTCGTCGTGAAATGGGGCAGCTTCGTGCCCCCCGGCTACACGCTGATGGGCTGGACGCCGGGCATGAGTTCCTGGGTGACGCTCGCCACTCGCACGGGCGCGGGCGGTGGCACGCACGTCCACTCCTTCACGTCGGACCAGACGTACCAGTACTTCGGTCTGAGCATGAGCGGCGCGACCCGGTATGACGTGAAGGAACTGGAAGTCTACCGCTGGGACTACTGA
- a CDS encoding cytochrome P450, whose translation MSKTNAPSGLGSEYHPLDSPQLENPHPFLARARREEPVFFSPALGAWVVTRHADISAVVADTAHFSSAESITVGAATTPPEVVTALMDGYPLVPSLVDNDPPAHGRFRSLVSKAFTGRRLAEKEPFIRTLVDALIHSFRHERQVDLFLRFAHPLSCSIIAEILGIPSSDIHRFRRWSDELSTVLAAHGPIEHQVACARGVVEFQRYLASALKEREVSPREDLLSDIVTGAQAMTPPMSMAELVSLLMQVHFAGHETTAGLIVGAVELLLEHPEQLRALRDDPGLIAGAVEEAVRMISPVHAMFRTALEAVEIGGVPIPKGAHIRIVYASANRDAARFHEPERFDIRRPDVKKHLAFGQGLHFCIGAPLARLEARLAVEALLRSLPGLRLVPGQKPGFLRSVTVRRHESLEVTWDVQAIQAL comes from the coding sequence ATGTCCAAGACCAACGCCCCCTCAGGACTCGGGTCCGAGTACCACCCGCTCGACTCTCCCCAGCTCGAGAATCCTCATCCGTTCCTCGCGCGTGCACGGCGGGAGGAACCGGTGTTCTTCAGTCCGGCGTTGGGGGCGTGGGTGGTGACGCGCCATGCGGACATCAGCGCCGTGGTCGCCGATACCGCACACTTCTCGTCCGCAGAGTCCATCACGGTGGGCGCCGCGACGACGCCGCCGGAGGTGGTCACCGCGCTGATGGACGGTTACCCCCTGGTGCCCAGCCTCGTCGACAATGATCCGCCAGCGCATGGCCGCTTCCGGAGCCTCGTCAGCAAGGCCTTTACCGGGAGGCGCCTCGCGGAGAAGGAGCCCTTCATCCGCACCCTCGTGGACGCGCTCATCCACTCCTTCAGGCACGAGAGGCAGGTGGACCTGTTCCTCCGGTTCGCCCATCCACTGTCGTGCAGCATCATCGCGGAGATTCTCGGAATCCCCAGCTCGGACATCCACCGGTTCCGGCGCTGGTCCGATGAGCTGTCCACGGTCCTCGCGGCGCATGGCCCCATCGAGCACCAGGTCGCGTGCGCGCGAGGCGTGGTCGAGTTCCAGCGATATCTGGCCTCGGCACTCAAGGAACGGGAAGTGTCCCCCCGAGAGGACCTGCTGAGCGACATCGTCACCGGGGCGCAGGCGATGACGCCGCCCATGAGCATGGCGGAGCTGGTGAGCCTGCTGATGCAGGTGCACTTCGCGGGACATGAAACAACCGCGGGTCTCATCGTGGGAGCGGTGGAGCTCCTGCTCGAGCATCCGGAGCAACTGCGGGCACTTCGGGACGACCCGGGCCTCATCGCAGGCGCGGTCGAGGAGGCGGTGCGGATGATCTCCCCCGTGCATGCCATGTTCCGTACGGCGCTGGAGGCGGTGGAGATTGGGGGCGTGCCCATTCCCAAAGGAGCCCACATCCGCATCGTCTACGCGTCGGCCAACCGCGACGCGGCCCGGTTCCACGAGCCTGAGCGCTTCGACATCCGGCGGCCTGACGTCAAGAAGCACCTCGCCTTCGGGCAAGGCCTCCATTTCTGCATCGGCGCGCCGCTCGCGCGGCTCGAGGCACGCCTGGCAGTGGAGGCACTGCTTCGAAGTCTCCCGGGGCTCCGGCTCGTACCGGGGCAGAAGCCGGGCTTCCTGAGGAGCGTCACCGTCCGGAGGCACGAGAGCCTCGAGGTCACGTGGGACGTCCAGGCGATTCAGGCCCTCTGA
- a CDS encoding helix-turn-helix domain-containing protein, whose amino-acid sequence MRFHDLRGTCASLLIQSGASLAAVASVLQGQGPARLRALPSGRARLLTVRWAVAERLSVCTATGYRLCERGELPHIRGSNAIRVRPADVDVFLG is encoded by the coding sequence TTGCGCTTTCACGACCTGCGCGGCACGTGCGCCTCGTTGCTCATCCAGTCCGGGGCAAGCCTGGCGGCGGTGGCGAGCGTCCTGCAAGGTCAGGGGCCCGCGCGGCTCCGCGCGCTGCCGAGCGGGAGGGCGCGCCTGCTCACCGTGCGGTGGGCGGTCGCGGAGCGGTTGTCCGTCTGTACCGCCACCGGCTATCGGCTGTGTGAGCGAGGCGAACTGCCCCACATCCGGGGGAGCAACGCCATCCGCGTCCGGCCAGCGGACGTGGACGTCTTCCTTGGTTGA
- the traA gene encoding outer membrane exchange protein TraA family protein yields MRLLRVLLPLLCGLSIPLPASAQFVTVSGPPVAPLPETAGLGLCAATSVSRNPAADFPQTQSTYVAGINAFMEANRSNRVTSVLRTPLDLSNNLNDGRTLSYGDFTGVAAGCPLGGCDFGDDDDFTSFATRLRGFIAVTNDMLNRPLHFGFYADDSVSLTLFDRNQTSYPVINRPPTLGAPTWRATKTVYFEQPGLYGVEVLHTNMSEHSALEISMYDGDFADFERAANTPPVINLAAAGFVLVTPEMFHQTESGQSLLPTLTECAQCNRQFSNGPGNGGCEAGYRCNAAALCAPCDSSLFCGASCSPCGASTPYCVSQTEDFVCAQCRDANDCVALDECHLPNCTETGTCASTPVEDGTECTGGTCQQGECRPMDAGTPDAGGPGEVDGGPIPETDGGDMGTDGGDTGSDGGDTGSDGGDTGTDGGDTGSDGGDTGTDGGDTGTDGGTSTPDSGVPAVDAGSNDGGSPAPPTEPASGCGCQGGPQALLPMALLALARVVRRDRRLGTPSRD; encoded by the coding sequence ATGCGATTGCTCCGCGTCCTTCTTCCCCTATTGTGTGGGTTGTCCATCCCTCTCCCCGCCAGTGCCCAGTTCGTCACGGTGAGCGGACCTCCCGTGGCGCCCCTTCCCGAAACAGCGGGGTTGGGCCTCTGCGCCGCGACGAGCGTCTCGCGGAATCCCGCAGCTGACTTCCCGCAGACTCAGTCGACCTACGTCGCTGGCATCAATGCCTTCATGGAGGCGAACCGGAGCAATCGCGTCACGTCGGTGCTTCGGACGCCCCTGGACCTGTCCAACAACCTCAATGATGGGAGGACGCTGAGCTACGGCGACTTCACCGGGGTCGCCGCAGGTTGCCCTCTCGGCGGATGTGACTTCGGCGACGACGATGACTTCACATCCTTCGCGACCCGCTTGCGTGGCTTCATCGCGGTCACGAACGACATGCTCAACAGACCCCTGCACTTCGGGTTCTACGCCGACGACTCTGTGAGCCTGACGCTCTTTGACCGGAATCAGACGAGCTATCCGGTCATCAACCGTCCGCCGACGCTCGGCGCACCAACGTGGCGCGCCACCAAGACGGTCTACTTCGAGCAGCCTGGACTCTACGGCGTGGAGGTGCTCCACACGAACATGAGCGAGCACTCCGCACTTGAGATCTCGATGTACGACGGCGACTTCGCGGACTTCGAGAGGGCCGCGAACACACCGCCCGTCATCAATCTGGCTGCAGCGGGCTTCGTGCTCGTCACGCCCGAGATGTTTCATCAGACGGAGTCGGGGCAGTCCTTGCTACCAACCCTCACCGAGTGCGCCCAATGCAATCGCCAGTTCTCCAACGGGCCAGGGAATGGGGGATGCGAAGCGGGCTATCGCTGCAACGCGGCGGCCCTGTGCGCTCCCTGTGATTCGTCGCTCTTCTGTGGGGCGTCGTGCTCTCCGTGTGGGGCATCAACGCCGTACTGTGTGAGCCAGACCGAGGACTTCGTCTGTGCGCAGTGCCGGGATGCGAACGACTGCGTGGCGCTCGATGAATGCCATCTGCCCAACTGCACGGAGACGGGCACCTGCGCTTCGACTCCCGTGGAAGACGGCACGGAGTGCACGGGAGGGACCTGCCAGCAGGGCGAGTGCAGACCCATGGACGCGGGGACCCCTGACGCGGGTGGGCCCGGTGAGGTGGATGGCGGTCCCATCCCTGAAACGGACGGGGGAGACATGGGCACGGATGGAGGAGACACGGGCTCGGATGGAGGAGACACGGGCTCGGATGGAGGAGACACGGGCACGGACGGGGGAGACACGGGCTCGGATGGGGGAGACACGGGCACGGATGGAGGAGACACGGGCACGGATGGGGGAACTTCCACGCCGGACTCGGGAGTTCCGGCCGTGGACGCGGGCTCCAACGATGGAGGCTCGCCAGCGCCTCCCACGGAGCCAGCGTCTGGCTGCGGCTGCCAGGGGGGACCGCAGGCGTTGCTCCCCATGGCGCTGCTCGCGCTCGCGCGCGTCGTGAGACGCGACCGTCGACTGGGCACACCGTCGCGCGATTGA
- a CDS encoding discoidin domain-containing protein yields MLALTALALATPALAAEGFTSVTASGDDGNVPANAIDGDPTTRWSSNGVGEWLTGDLGAVKSLSAVDIGWHRGNERVNNFAISTSTDGTTFTQVHSGSSSGNTAALERYSFSPVSARYVRITVNGSSMNTWASIAEMQPGTGSTPPTDPPGEQGQDKFGVTMIYPTKSGGEQWFLADNATSDKRFDPQNTISRNSDGSWKMRNSKVRMSVFTSTGYSVQDSDLRPRRAGQPGLHAGGERLAEHRDDWLREGQLGVRRVGQLRVVRARRQAQRQPLGVRGQQLQGFAAL; encoded by the coding sequence GTGCTCGCGCTGACTGCCCTTGCGCTCGCGACGCCCGCGCTAGCCGCCGAGGGATTCACCTCCGTCACCGCCAGTGGGGATGACGGCAACGTCCCCGCCAACGCCATCGACGGCGACCCCACCACGCGCTGGTCCAGCAACGGAGTGGGAGAATGGCTCACCGGCGACCTGGGCGCGGTGAAATCGCTCAGCGCCGTGGACATCGGCTGGCACCGTGGCAACGAGCGCGTCAACAACTTCGCCATCTCCACCTCCACGGACGGCACGACCTTCACGCAGGTGCATTCCGGCAGCTCATCCGGCAACACCGCCGCGCTGGAGCGTTACTCGTTCTCCCCGGTGAGCGCGCGCTACGTGCGCATCACCGTGAACGGCAGCTCGATGAACACCTGGGCCAGCATCGCGGAAATGCAGCCCGGCACCGGCTCGACCCCGCCCACCGACCCACCTGGCGAGCAGGGCCAGGACAAGTTCGGCGTGACGATGATCTATCCGACCAAGTCGGGCGGCGAGCAGTGGTTCCTGGCGGACAACGCTACGTCCGACAAGCGCTTCGACCCGCAGAACACCATCAGCCGCAACTCGGACGGCTCCTGGAAGATGAGGAACAGCAAGGTGCGCATGTCCGTGTTCACCTCCACGGGCTACAGCGTCCAAGATTCCGACCTACGACCGCGACGTGCTGGCCAGCCGGGGCTACATGCAGGCGGCGAACGACTGGCGGAACATCGAGATGACTGGCTTCGTGAAGGTCAACTCGGTGTCCGACGTGTCGGACAACTTCGCGTGGTACGCGCGAGGCGGCAAGCACAACGACAACCACTCGGGGTGCGAGGGCAGCAGCTACAAGGGTTCGCTGCACTATGA
- a CDS encoding Ig-like domain-containing protein, protein MSIRHTLAILAGSLFIACGAVETESSDTSTAAVSQELSGFTGPMSNSHQYPRLALLNDGRVLAADGLVSELYDPATNTWTATPPMTASRVFHSLITLADGRVLAAGGGMGSYLSSAELFDPQTKTWTPTGSMAVGRERALNTRLADGRVLVMGGLSTGSVTVKSAEIYDPATGTWSSAGDANYPSSQGTATLLPDGRVLLISMYGGELFDPATNTFTKVGTMTNGRTDHVATLLQDGRVLLVGGRTATELFDPALLHFTATGSPTNSSRWQATGTVLADGTVLLTGGYNSAGETLASVERYDPATGTWTQGTPLLQKREYAKMVQLTTGDALVVGGVYRIPGGGSMIIGGTQAAELISLTTCTPTTCEAQGKTCGTIPNGCGATLSCGTCGAGQMCSAANVCVCAPTTCAAQGKNCGTIPDGCGSTLSCGTCGAGQACSAANVCVCVPTTCAAQNRTCGSMSDGCGGTLDCGTCGAGSACDTGPGVCVPVQSGQAQYDATLKVPVCTGESSSCDSGTLLVGRGPEGSEPNAPNTLGGTCADGMGGSFHVDESLDRLKVRSLDGGPLTAGKTVIVDATVWAFSGYSTDFLDIYSAADASNPSWVFVATVAPYTAGSQVLSTSFVLPHGARQAVRGVFRYNGSAAPCSTGSYDDRDDLVFQVVTPVDTQAPSVSLTSPVPGATVRGQVVLQASASDDVGVTRVDFYVQTNTPGTQAALVGSDTTAPYSVTWNTLQAAPASSYLLTARAYDAASNETVSALQVNVVDNTGPGVTLDSPLNGATVSGTVTLAATAQDYSGIQKVTFYVDGQAVGTATSAPYSVAWSAASATAGTHTVHAVAWDVPGNSASSQSVSITVAGSSGGAIQASYSSTWRAPSCAGVGGASCDSGTLLTGRGSVGPELNAPNTVGGSCSDGNSGSFHRDESIDRLVLATVDGGALRAGTAARLTATVWAFNTTDVLDVYSAPSATSPVWTLVGTVPAAGSGLQSLSVTYTLPAGSAQVVRAVFRYGGLSSPCPTGELDDKDDLVFSAM, encoded by the coding sequence ATGTCCATTCGTCACACACTCGCCATCCTGGCGGGTTCTCTGTTCATCGCCTGTGGGGCGGTCGAGACCGAGTCGTCCGACACCTCCACCGCGGCCGTGTCGCAGGAGCTCAGCGGGTTCACCGGCCCGATGAGCAACTCCCATCAATATCCCAGGCTCGCGCTGCTGAACGACGGGCGCGTGCTCGCCGCCGACGGCCTCGTGTCGGAGCTCTACGACCCCGCAACGAATACCTGGACCGCCACGCCGCCCATGACCGCCAGTCGCGTCTTCCACAGCCTCATCACCCTGGCGGATGGACGGGTGCTGGCCGCAGGGGGTGGCATGGGAAGCTACCTGTCCTCGGCGGAGTTGTTTGATCCGCAGACGAAGACCTGGACGCCCACGGGCTCGATGGCCGTCGGCCGCGAGCGGGCGCTGAACACGCGGCTGGCGGATGGACGCGTGCTGGTGATGGGAGGCCTGAGCACCGGCTCTGTAACCGTCAAGTCCGCCGAAATCTATGACCCCGCGACGGGGACCTGGTCGTCCGCGGGCGATGCCAACTACCCCAGCTCGCAGGGCACCGCCACGCTGTTGCCGGACGGGCGCGTGCTGCTCATCTCCATGTATGGAGGCGAGCTGTTCGACCCCGCCACGAACACCTTCACGAAGGTGGGGACCATGACCAACGGGCGTACCGACCACGTGGCCACGCTGCTGCAGGACGGCCGCGTGCTCCTCGTCGGGGGACGCACGGCGACGGAGCTGTTCGACCCGGCGCTGCTCCACTTCACGGCCACCGGCTCGCCGACGAACAGCAGCCGCTGGCAAGCGACTGGCACGGTGCTGGCGGACGGCACGGTGCTGCTCACGGGCGGCTACAACAGCGCGGGGGAGACGCTCGCCTCCGTCGAGCGCTACGATCCCGCCACGGGCACGTGGACGCAAGGGACCCCGCTCCTGCAGAAGCGTGAGTACGCGAAGATGGTCCAGCTGACCACGGGCGATGCCCTGGTGGTGGGAGGCGTGTACCGCATCCCCGGCGGCGGCAGCATGATCATCGGCGGCACCCAGGCCGCGGAGCTCATCTCCCTGACGACGTGCACGCCCACCACCTGTGAGGCACAGGGCAAGACCTGCGGCACCATTCCCAACGGCTGTGGCGCAACGTTGAGCTGCGGAACCTGTGGCGCAGGCCAGATGTGCTCGGCGGCCAACGTCTGTGTCTGCGCGCCCACCACCTGCGCCGCGCAGGGCAAGAACTGCGGCACCATTCCGGACGGGTGTGGCAGCACGCTGAGCTGTGGCACCTGCGGCGCCGGCCAGGCGTGCTCGGCGGCCAACGTCTGCGTGTGCGTGCCCACCACGTGCGCGGCGCAGAACCGCACCTGCGGCAGCATGTCGGATGGTTGCGGTGGCACGCTGGACTGCGGCACCTGCGGCGCCGGTTCCGCCTGTGACACGGGTCCGGGAGTCTGCGTGCCCGTGCAGTCGGGACAGGCGCAGTACGACGCGACGCTGAAGGTCCCCGTGTGCACGGGGGAGTCCTCCTCCTGTGATTCGGGCACGCTGCTCGTGGGCCGTGGCCCCGAGGGCTCCGAGCCGAACGCTCCCAACACCCTGGGCGGCACCTGCGCCGACGGCATGGGCGGCAGCTTCCATGTGGACGAGTCGCTCGACCGGCTCAAGGTGCGCAGCCTCGACGGCGGTCCGCTCACCGCGGGCAAGACGGTCATCGTCGACGCGACGGTGTGGGCCTTCTCCGGCTACTCGACCGACTTCCTGGACATCTACTCCGCTGCGGATGCGTCCAACCCGAGCTGGGTCTTCGTGGCGACGGTGGCTCCGTACACGGCGGGCTCCCAGGTCCTATCGACGAGCTTCGTGTTGCCGCACGGCGCCCGGCAAGCCGTGCGCGGCGTCTTCCGCTACAACGGCTCGGCGGCGCCCTGCTCGACGGGCTCCTACGATGACCGTGACGACCTGGTCTTCCAGGTCGTGACGCCCGTCGACACGCAGGCGCCCTCCGTCTCGCTCACGTCTCCCGTGCCGGGGGCGACGGTCCGCGGCCAGGTGGTGCTCCAGGCGTCCGCGAGCGATGACGTCGGCGTCACGCGTGTCGACTTCTACGTGCAGACCAACACCCCGGGCACGCAGGCGGCGCTCGTGGGCTCCGACACCACCGCGCCGTACTCGGTGACGTGGAACACGCTGCAGGCGGCGCCCGCCAGCTCGTACCTCCTGACCGCGCGCGCCTACGACGCCGCGAGCAATGAGACGGTCTCCGCGCTCCAGGTCAACGTCGTGGACAACACGGGGCCGGGGGTGACGCTGGACAGCCCGCTCAACGGCGCCACGGTGAGCGGAACGGTGACGCTGGCCGCCACCGCGCAGGACTACTCGGGCATCCAGAAGGTCACGTTCTACGTCGACGGTCAGGCTGTCGGTACGGCCACGAGCGCGCCGTACTCGGTGGCGTGGAGCGCGGCGAGCGCCACGGCGGGCACGCACACCGTGCATGCGGTGGCCTGGGACGTGCCGGGCAACTCCGCATCATCCCAGTCGGTCAGCATCACCGTCGCGGGATCTTCGGGCGGCGCCATCCAGGCGAGCTACAGCAGCACGTGGCGTGCACCGTCGTGCGCGGGGGTCGGGGGGGCGAGCTGCGACTCGGGCACCCTGCTCACGGGCCGGGGCAGTGTGGGCCCCGAGCTGAACGCGCCCAACACGGTGGGCGGCAGTTGCTCCGATGGAAACTCAGGCAGCTTCCACCGGGACGAGTCCATCGACCGGCTTGTCCTCGCCACCGTGGATGGTGGGGCGCTGCGCGCGGGTACGGCGGCACGACTCACCGCAACCGTCTGGGCATTCAACACGACGGACGTGCTGGATGTGTACTCCGCGCCGAGCGCCACGTCGCCGGTGTGGACGCTGGTCGGGACGGTCCCCGCCGCGGGCTCCGGCCTCCAGAGCCTGTCGGTGACCTACACACTGCCGGCCGGCTCCGCGCAGGTGGTGCGCGCGGTGTTCCGTTACGGGGGCCTGAGCAGCCCCTGCCCCACCGGGGAACTCGACGACAAGGACGACCTCGTCTTCAGCGCGATGTAA